A portion of the Rubeoparvulum massiliense genome contains these proteins:
- a CDS encoding SCO7613 C-terminal domain-containing membrane protein, translating into MGDRKQEEQDLFIRQLRQLIKANYISQDIYTRVAEGYRRYQRDQKEQTLESGEEREVQSSTDGQKIDDKSKITSGNVKLPEKRVLVKKKTPEEVREQKITWSLIMGVLMILISGLFVATNNWERYSPGVKTSFNAIVALFFFIISWVSQRFLQIKKTSFAFLVLGGLFVPIFFLSIGYYRLLGEWLSLFGGGKFWFGALSALVCLPIYFYLARRYNSRIFVWFSYLTLTLLFAFILMGTQLPLDAFYFGMILFNGLLLYLYYRYGKQGRMPLFTKELPAFAQMNLVISTLLMLMLFNSPVFYSVNVILTAFLYMWMIFVYQRKEYSFVFILLLAYGLYQLIEHTALQHLDFLLFSLVGILYLYFERIFEEGFLKRLFHYTSAVVSFFAFIYISVQGFLLRYEHSSTLLLLAYLALTLNYLLLTNLTRKSFFAYLTSIFLFVSGYQVYNLLLSIYPQEWLELFLFLYAFLIFWVFSMRNMHRWTMPIKESSLAVALIVMLGAIVLAFFNEKWFTLPILLFAYGGVWGRLVQAQEGSLRKIGLVMNPLTWLLGFWSIYLSLQARDIWPFYTAYLRIPSHFAIIGLILFMVQWGWRRLKQGALARNTFYAGQLSYTMSLLLILRGLFAYEMNHLVVEDGYIRTGILLLGCFVYTSLVQVTRYQPLWNLVSMTALCFYISLLAVLNLVQDEAVFGVLFLPVFLLLIEWIGEKKYPELRRYFFGLVHVIQPIIILLTLILFAFAPFHPRVYLIPLGVYLYSLWRAQGIFSGYFFLYGAFTMVPILLLTTVMYYDLQMDEAWIFPLTSLVLGLTWFFMKGPWRRRTEIYLIPFSFFGLMIWNGSMSPATWWAGLLSLGYTIFILRFLHGRKLDIFNAFPLALMLSYWLESQAFSSQVTLWIGYALFLGFVGAGKYLYTYLVQFEAGKLPRLDWYTFFSLLYLATTLNEVDADASLLLQLLTPTLLVGALFLQIPRWSQPLAQKIMTTIAGLSLLYPYYVLLGNLQIPVVIQTELYTLPWLVLQIVLSKKIWSHHQKIMQKIQLALLMVIAIILLLDTLQSDTLSDALLLGGLALLSILVGLYSRTKSYFFVGSVVLMLNLFIQTEPFWGRLPWWAYLLMAGFILVVGASFYEWQRQKKKRDYGG; encoded by the coding sequence ATGGGAGATAGAAAGCAGGAGGAGCAAGACTTATTTATCCGCCAGTTACGGCAACTGATTAAAGCCAATTATATTAGTCAAGATATATATACGCGCGTAGCTGAAGGGTATCGGCGCTATCAACGGGATCAGAAGGAGCAGACCCTTGAGAGTGGGGAAGAAAGGGAGGTTCAGTCCTCCACAGATGGACAAAAAATTGATGATAAAAGTAAAATTACAAGTGGCAATGTAAAATTGCCTGAGAAGAGAGTCCTCGTAAAGAAAAAAACACCTGAAGAGGTACGGGAGCAAAAGATTACCTGGTCCCTGATCATGGGTGTACTCATGATCTTGATCAGTGGGTTATTTGTTGCAACGAATAATTGGGAGCGTTATAGTCCAGGGGTCAAGACGAGCTTCAACGCCATCGTGGCGCTATTCTTTTTCATTATTAGTTGGGTATCCCAACGATTTTTGCAGATTAAGAAAACCTCATTTGCTTTCTTGGTACTGGGAGGTCTGTTCGTTCCCATTTTCTTTCTCTCCATCGGGTACTATCGACTGCTGGGGGAATGGCTCTCTTTATTTGGCGGAGGGAAATTTTGGTTCGGGGCATTGAGCGCTCTTGTGTGTCTACCTATCTATTTCTATCTAGCTAGAAGGTATAATTCCCGGATCTTTGTCTGGTTTTCCTACCTTACTTTAACGCTACTCTTCGCTTTCATCTTAATGGGAACTCAATTACCCTTAGATGCCTTCTATTTTGGGATGATTCTGTTTAATGGTCTATTACTCTATCTCTATTATCGTTATGGCAAGCAGGGAAGGATGCCACTCTTCACGAAGGAGCTACCTGCTTTTGCCCAGATGAATCTGGTGATCAGCACCTTACTCATGCTCATGCTGTTTAACAGCCCTGTTTTTTATAGTGTGAATGTGATCCTCACTGCATTTCTCTATATGTGGATGATCTTCGTCTACCAAAGGAAGGAATATAGCTTTGTCTTTATTCTGTTGCTGGCCTATGGACTATATCAATTGATTGAGCATACCGCTCTTCAGCATTTGGACTTTTTGCTCTTCTCGCTGGTGGGGATTCTCTATCTCTACTTCGAGCGGATCTTTGAGGAGGGCTTTTTGAAGCGTCTCTTCCATTATACGAGTGCGGTAGTCTCCTTCTTTGCTTTTATTTATATCAGTGTGCAGGGCTTCTTACTACGTTATGAGCATTCGTCAACATTACTGCTGCTCGCTTATCTCGCCTTGACGCTGAATTATCTCTTGCTCACCAATCTAACGAGAAAATCCTTTTTCGCCTATCTCACTTCGATTTTTCTCTTTGTTTCGGGATATCAGGTCTATAATCTGCTACTGAGTATCTATCCGCAAGAATGGCTGGAACTCTTTCTCTTCCTCTATGCTTTCCTCATCTTCTGGGTATTCTCTATGAGGAATATGCATCGTTGGACGATGCCGATCAAAGAAAGCAGTCTTGCTGTGGCGCTCATCGTGATGCTAGGAGCCATTGTACTGGCATTCTTCAATGAGAAGTGGTTCACCTTGCCCATTCTACTCTTCGCCTATGGTGGGGTATGGGGGAGGCTTGTCCAAGCTCAAGAGGGGAGTCTACGCAAGATCGGGCTTGTCATGAATCCATTAACTTGGCTGCTTGGCTTCTGGTCGATTTATTTGAGCCTTCAGGCGAGAGATATATGGCCTTTTTATACTGCATATCTTCGTATACCAAGTCATTTCGCTATTATAGGTCTGATCTTATTCATGGTTCAATGGGGATGGAGAAGGCTTAAACAGGGAGCTTTAGCAAGGAACACATTTTATGCTGGTCAGCTTAGCTATACCATGTCACTTCTGTTGATCCTTCGCGGCCTCTTCGCTTATGAAATGAATCATTTGGTTGTGGAAGACGGGTATATTCGTACAGGGATCCTATTGCTCGGATGCTTCGTCTATACCTCCTTGGTTCAGGTAACACGTTATCAGCCACTTTGGAATCTTGTATCGATGACTGCCCTTTGCTTTTATATTTCACTTCTAGCTGTGCTGAATCTAGTTCAGGATGAAGCTGTTTTCGGAGTACTATTTTTGCCGGTGTTTCTACTGCTCATCGAGTGGATAGGAGAGAAAAAGTATCCTGAGCTAAGGCGGTATTTCTTTGGCTTGGTCCATGTAATTCAGCCCATTATTATCTTATTGACCCTGATCCTGTTTGCCTTTGCTCCCTTTCATCCGAGAGTGTATCTCATACCTCTAGGTGTCTATCTATATAGCTTATGGAGAGCCCAAGGAATCTTTAGCGGCTATTTCTTCTTATATGGGGCATTCACCATGGTTCCCATCTTGTTGCTAACCACTGTGATGTATTATGACCTACAGATGGATGAAGCGTGGATATTTCCGCTTACCTCTCTGGTTCTAGGATTGACGTGGTTCTTCATGAAGGGGCCCTGGCGACGTCGTACAGAAATCTACTTAATCCCATTCTCATTCTTCGGTTTGATGATCTGGAATGGGAGCATGTCTCCAGCTACCTGGTGGGCGGGTCTTCTTTCCCTGGGTTATACCATTTTTATCCTGCGTTTTTTACATGGGAGAAAACTAGATATATTCAATGCATTTCCATTGGCGCTGATGCTGAGCTATTGGTTAGAGTCGCAAGCATTTTCTTCTCAAGTCACGCTATGGATTGGCTATGCTCTTTTTCTCGGATTCGTGGGAGCAGGGAAATATCTCTATACCTATCTCGTCCAGTTTGAAGCTGGGAAGTTGCCACGCCTTGATTGGTATACCTTCTTTAGTTTGCTCTATCTTGCTACCACTCTTAATGAGGTGGATGCGGATGCCAGTCTACTTCTTCAGCTTCTCACACCCACGCTTCTAGTAGGAGCACTATTCTTGCAGATTCCCCGTTGGTCGCAGCCATTGGCTCAAAAAATCATGACAACCATAGCTGGACTCAGTCTCCTCTATCCGTATTATGTACTTTTAGGGAATCTTCAGATCCCAGTGGTGATACAAACAGAGCTCTATACACTACCTTGGTTAGTACTGCAAATTGTACTAAGTAAAAAAATCTGGTCACACCATCAAAAGATCATGCAGAAAATACAGCTCGCTCTTCTTATGGTGATTGCCATCATTCTACTGCTGGATACTCTTCAGAGTGATACGCTGTCAGATGCACTCCTTTTGGGAGGGTTAGCGTTGCTATCCATTCTGGTAGGGCTGTATTCGCGGACGAAATCATACTTTTTTGTGGGTAGTGTAGTATTGATGCTTAATCTCTTTATCCAGACAGAACCGTTCTGGGGTAGATTACCTTGGTGGGCTTATCTTCTGATGGCTGGCTTCATTCTCGTGGTGGGAGCAAGCTTCTATGAATGGCAAAGACAAAAGAAAAAAAGAGATTATGGAGGGTAA
- a CDS encoding EamA family transporter, with amino-acid sequence MWFIFSLLTALAWGGADLFYKKGTDSNDRYSHLKIVTMVGLVMGLHATVYMLIKGLTFEPFDLIRYLPVSALYILSMTIGYIGLRYIELSIASPVQNSSGAVTAILLFLFFPQDLGVLDVSGVVIITLGVIGLAVLEKQAETEALKLSNTQIDKKYQISFLAITFPILYAFIDGLGTFADGIYLDEMKLISEDAALIAYEYTFLICAVASIIYLKGIKKVPFAIFKERDKGLAAILETAGQFFYVFAMAKNAIIAAPLIASYSFFSVILSRIFLKEKLSIKHYIIIGFVLFGIALLGIADEL; translated from the coding sequence ATGTGGTTTATATTTTCACTTTTAACAGCCTTAGCATGGGGCGGTGCTGATTTATTTTATAAAAAAGGCACAGATAGCAATGACCGTTACAGCCATCTCAAGATTGTAACCATGGTTGGTTTGGTCATGGGTCTTCACGCAACCGTCTATATGCTTATCAAAGGATTAACCTTTGAGCCATTTGATCTTATTCGGTATTTACCTGTCTCAGCCCTTTACATATTGTCAATGACCATTGGCTATATTGGTTTGAGATATATTGAACTTTCCATTGCCTCCCCTGTACAGAACTCTTCAGGTGCTGTAACCGCAATCTTATTATTTCTCTTTTTTCCACAGGATTTAGGTGTTCTTGACGTTTCAGGGGTTGTGATTATTACCTTAGGTGTAATTGGCCTTGCAGTATTGGAGAAGCAAGCAGAAACGGAAGCACTTAAGCTAAGTAATACGCAGATTGATAAAAAATATCAGATTAGCTTCTTAGCTATCACCTTCCCGATTCTTTATGCCTTTATCGATGGACTTGGAACCTTTGCTGATGGGATTTATCTTGATGAGATGAAGCTGATCAGTGAAGATGCTGCACTGATCGCTTATGAATATACCTTCCTCATCTGTGCTGTTGCATCCATCATCTATTTGAAGGGAATTAAAAAAGTACCCTTTGCCATCTTTAAAGAACGTGACAAAGGGCTTGCTGCTATCTTAGAAACAGCAGGACAGTTCTTCTATGTATTTGCCATGGCGAAGAACGCCATCATCGCGGCACCACTCATTGCATCCTATAGCTTCTTTTCCGTCATCCTATCACGGATCTTCCTGAAGGAGAAGTTGAGCATCAAGCATTATATTATTATCGGGTTTGTCCTCTTCGGGATCGCCTTGCTCGGGATTGCAGATGAACTATAA
- a CDS encoding thiol-disulfide oxidoreductase DCC family protein gives MSLLKRWQHAFKLEVYYDGWCPMCTAIRQRLEKMDRLRLLTWVSIRDQAAVQRIPIPFAALETRMYTKKVRNNTYVSDIRAIAAIVARIPLLWLFWPFLKLAQFTGLGSYVYHYVAKKRRIVPVGACDESCGIEEGNYRKKVNQCR, from the coding sequence ATGAGTCTCTTGAAAAGATGGCAACATGCATTCAAGCTGGAGGTCTATTATGATGGCTGGTGTCCCATGTGTACAGCGATCCGTCAGCGTCTCGAAAAAATGGATCGTCTCCGCTTGCTCACTTGGGTTTCTATACGAGATCAAGCCGCTGTTCAAAGAATCCCCATCCCCTTTGCAGCATTAGAGACTCGGATGTATACCAAGAAGGTTCGAAATAATACCTATGTTTCGGATATCCGAGCCATCGCCGCCATTGTTGCACGAATCCCGCTCCTATGGCTATTCTGGCCATTCTTGAAGCTTGCACAGTTCACAGGCTTAGGCTCCTATGTATATCATTATGTTGCGAAAAAACGAAGGATTGTTCCAGTTGGAGCATGTGATGAATCCTGTGGAATCGAAGAGGGAAATTATCGTAAAAAAGTGAATCAGTGTCGGTGA
- a CDS encoding HNH endonuclease, with amino-acid sequence MSFNHGLKPGDILSNDQIYRLFKCASQGGMRPSNEKNALVLISDHTKSLYEDWWEGDIFYYTGMGTLDDQSLDYKQNKKLAESNINGIDVYLFEVFIPKKYTFIGQMTLVDDPFPSKQLDKDNKPRRVWIFPLQLADSEAQPYLEDIDIIKKKEEYRQKNAEKKTDDDLKLHTKYVKEKPSLRQVKAHVYLRDPYIAEYAKRWAHGICQLCEQEAPFYQNDKPFLHTHHIVWLSKGGEDTIQNTIALCPNCHAKVHALDLKKDVNTLRRKVAEHLRTRALSN; translated from the coding sequence ATGTCTTTTAATCATGGTCTTAAACCAGGAGATATTCTATCTAATGATCAAATCTATCGCTTATTTAAGTGCGCTTCTCAAGGTGGAATGAGGCCCTCAAATGAAAAAAATGCACTTGTACTCATTTCAGACCATACAAAATCGTTATATGAAGATTGGTGGGAAGGTGATATCTTTTATTACACTGGAATGGGCACACTTGACGATCAAAGTCTCGATTATAAACAAAACAAAAAACTAGCAGAGTCCAATATCAATGGTATTGATGTTTATCTTTTTGAAGTGTTTATCCCCAAAAAATATACTTTCATTGGTCAAATGACATTAGTAGATGATCCCTTCCCATCGAAACAACTTGATAAGGATAATAAGCCCCGTAGGGTATGGATATTTCCATTACAGCTAGCAGACAGTGAAGCTCAGCCCTATCTAGAAGATATCGATATCATCAAAAAGAAAGAAGAGTACCGCCAAAAAAATGCTGAAAAAAAGACTGACGATGATCTCAAACTTCATACAAAATACGTAAAGGAAAAGCCTAGCTTACGGCAAGTAAAAGCACATGTTTATCTTCGTGACCCCTATATCGCAGAATATGCCAAACGTTGGGCACATGGTATATGTCAGCTCTGTGAGCAGGAAGCGCCATTTTATCAAAACGACAAACCATTTCTTCATACCCATCACATCGTTTGGCTTTCTAAGGGCGGTGAGGATACAATACAAAATACCATTGCCTTATGTCCAAATTGTCATGCAAAAGTTCATGCACTAGATCTTAAAAAAGATGTGAACACACTTAGAAGAAAAGTTGCAGAGCACTTAAGAACCCGAGCATTATCGAATTAA
- a CDS encoding 3-oxoacyl-ACP synthase encodes MEQEEFIQIAGTSIYMTEGRATAQELSEKAGIPAEIIIEKFGLYEKRIAGRDEHVSDLAVKAARPLLEQEQVDPLEIDVLIYFGSPHKDYLVWSCATKIQHELGLKNAYAFELMNISAGFPMALKVAKDMLRSDAHIRKILLVGGCKESTLIDYENQRSRFMFNFGDGGAAALITRSNGLGNSTPRNRLLDYAFITNGAFHDFVKVPAGGTVQPASIESVTQSRHAIDVSNPEQMKAGLDPITLKNFVHVAQEAMERSGKAFNERTWLLPLHTKRSLFHQLLASLGLKEEQAVYLDHFGHMSALDPLFGFHLLKEQGNLEPGDTILFLSAGTGYSWVAMVMEWVGE; translated from the coding sequence ATGGAGCAAGAGGAGTTCATTCAGATCGCAGGCACCAGTATTTATATGACAGAGGGGCGTGCAACCGCCCAGGAATTAAGTGAGAAGGCAGGGATTCCTGCAGAGATTATCATTGAGAAGTTTGGACTTTATGAGAAGAGAATTGCAGGCAGAGATGAGCATGTCTCTGATCTGGCAGTGAAGGCAGCACGCCCCCTATTGGAACAGGAGCAGGTGGATCCGCTGGAGATCGATGTGCTGATTTACTTTGGGAGTCCCCATAAGGATTATTTGGTCTGGTCCTGTGCAACGAAGATCCAACATGAATTGGGCTTAAAGAATGCTTACGCCTTCGAGCTGATGAATATTAGCGCTGGCTTTCCCATGGCATTGAAGGTGGCGAAGGATATGCTACGAAGTGACGCCCATATTCGGAAGATCTTGTTGGTAGGTGGCTGCAAGGAATCCACACTCATCGATTATGAGAATCAGCGTTCCCGCTTTATGTTTAACTTTGGCGATGGTGGTGCTGCTGCCTTAATTACTCGGAGCAATGGCCTAGGAAACTCCACTCCAAGGAATCGCTTGCTGGACTATGCCTTTATCACCAATGGTGCATTTCATGATTTTGTCAAGGTACCAGCAGGAGGAACGGTGCAGCCGGCTTCTATAGAGAGTGTTACCCAAAGCCGACACGCCATTGATGTAAGTAATCCAGAACAGATGAAGGCAGGGCTCGACCCCATTACCTTGAAGAATTTTGTCCATGTGGCACAAGAGGCCATGGAGCGTAGCGGTAAAGCCTTCAATGAGCGGACTTGGCTCTTACCCCTACATACGAAGCGCTCCCTATTCCATCAGCTTTTGGCTTCATTGGGCTTAAAGGAGGAGCAAGCAGTCTATCTCGACCACTTCGGTCACATGTCCGCCCTCGACCCCCTTTTTGGCTTCCATCTCTTAAAGGAGCAGGGAAATCTAGAGCCAGGCGATACAATTCTCTTCCTCAGTGCTGGGACAGGTTATTCCTGGGTGGCGATGGTGATGGAGTGGGTGGGGGAGTAG
- the menE gene encoding o-succinylbenzoate--CoA ligase produces the protein MITFFNWVDQRARLTPAQLALIGERERLTYGELADRSILWAKVLQTVYGLKKGERVAILSANRWEYMLLFLALARLGVVAVPLNIRLQQGELEYQLNDCEPSLFIVSAQFHTLGKALQASCQIPYLLSMDGGDDLSSLQELVQGQVAYQNDIAVDALEPDDPFLIMYTSGTTGKPKGAVLTHVNLYWNAMNNLLGLEITSTDRILTILPLFHIGGLGLFALPGFLAGATVVIPDGFTAEKALQIIEEERITIMMGVPTIFQLIRQSSRFADTDLSSLRWFYTGGAPCPLELYQFFWERNIPFTQGFGTTETAPSVFLTPRTHMYAKPGTVGKAVMFCEVKAVDTHGEEVPVGEIGELAVRGPHVFKEYWRRPEATAESFHDGWFHTGDLIKIDEEGFVTIMGRKKEMIISGGENIYPLEVEQMLHEHPALADAVVVGVPDPHWGEAPVAVVVRKEGASCSGQELHQYAQERLAKYKCPKMYHFVSALPTNATGKIDKRLLQQEMKALY, from the coding sequence ATGATTACGTTTTTCAATTGGGTTGATCAAAGAGCACGTTTAACCCCAGCACAGTTAGCCTTAATAGGGGAACGGGAACGGCTTACGTATGGAGAGTTAGCAGATCGCTCGATTCTTTGGGCCAAGGTACTGCAGACAGTCTATGGCTTGAAGAAGGGGGAGCGAGTGGCGATTCTGTCAGCGAATCGTTGGGAGTATATGCTCCTTTTTCTCGCACTGGCAAGGCTCGGTGTGGTGGCTGTACCACTCAATATTCGCTTACAGCAAGGGGAGCTAGAATACCAATTAAACGATTGTGAGCCGAGCCTATTTATCGTAAGTGCCCAGTTTCATACCCTCGGAAAAGCATTACAAGCAAGCTGTCAGATTCCTTACCTACTATCCATGGATGGAGGAGATGATCTCTCATCCCTACAGGAGCTTGTCCAGGGGCAGGTGGCATATCAAAATGACATAGCTGTAGATGCTCTAGAGCCCGATGATCCCTTTCTGATTATGTATACCTCAGGGACCACGGGGAAGCCGAAGGGAGCAGTGCTCACCCATGTCAATCTATACTGGAATGCCATGAATAATCTGTTGGGGCTAGAGATTACCAGTACCGATCGGATCCTCACCATTCTACCCCTTTTCCATATTGGGGGCCTAGGTCTCTTTGCCCTTCCAGGCTTTCTTGCAGGAGCAACCGTAGTGATACCAGATGGTTTTACCGCAGAGAAAGCCCTACAGATCATCGAAGAGGAGCGGATTACCATCATGATGGGGGTACCGACCATCTTCCAGTTGATCCGTCAGTCTTCACGTTTTGCTGATACCGATCTTTCATCCCTTCGATGGTTCTATACCGGTGGAGCACCTTGTCCATTGGAGCTCTATCAGTTCTTCTGGGAACGGAATATCCCCTTCACTCAAGGCTTTGGAACCACGGAAACAGCGCCCTCTGTCTTTTTAACACCTCGGACTCATATGTATGCCAAGCCTGGAACCGTGGGGAAAGCGGTGATGTTCTGTGAGGTAAAAGCAGTGGATACCCATGGTGAAGAGGTTCCCGTTGGTGAGATTGGTGAATTGGCAGTACGAGGTCCCCATGTATTCAAGGAATATTGGCGCCGACCTGAGGCGACGGCTGAGAGCTTCCATGATGGCTGGTTCCATACCGGGGATTTAATCAAAATCGATGAGGAAGGCTTCGTCACCATTATGGGGAGGAAGAAGGAGATGATCATCTCTGGTGGGGAGAATATCTATCCGCTGGAGGTAGAACAGATGCTCCATGAACATCCTGCCCTTGCCGATGCCGTAGTCGTAGGCGTTCCTGATCCCCATTGGGGAGAGGCGCCTGTGGCTGTGGTGGTGCGGAAGGAAGGGGCAAGCTGTTCCGGGCAAGAGCTACATCAGTATGCACAGGAACGCCTAGCCAAATATAAGTGCCCTAAAATGTATCATTTTGTAAGCGCTTTACCGACCAATGCCACAGGGAAGATTGATAAACGTTTGCTTCAGCAAGAGATGAAAGCGCTTTATTAG
- a CDS encoding TetR/AcrR family transcriptional regulator: protein MSQKEVATKNPASSLLPKTPKGEATRERILQAAEEVFGEKGYYLASVVDITQRAKIAQGTFYLYFPSKEALFRQLVEQLSRDFRRMIQQEIAHATSPLDAQLMGFRTFFMWVKEHRHLYRIVQQAVLVDEELFRWYYERLAQGYEKGLVAGVQAEAFRPLHTETVAYLLMGMGQFIGMRWVYWEDAEVPEHVMEELMQFVRLALQRSNDEEIKG, encoded by the coding sequence TTGTCACAAAAAGAGGTTGCCACAAAGAATCCAGCATCTTCACTTTTGCCAAAAACGCCAAAGGGTGAAGCGACGCGAGAGCGAATTTTGCAGGCCGCAGAAGAAGTTTTCGGTGAAAAGGGTTACTATTTAGCATCGGTTGTGGATATTACACAGCGAGCCAAAATCGCGCAAGGAACCTTCTATCTTTATTTCCCTTCGAAGGAGGCTCTGTTTCGTCAATTGGTAGAGCAGCTTAGCCGAGATTTTCGTCGGATGATTCAACAAGAGATCGCCCACGCAACCAGTCCCCTTGATGCACAGCTGATGGGCTTTCGTACCTTCTTCATGTGGGTAAAGGAGCATCGTCATCTCTACCGCATTGTACAGCAGGCTGTCCTCGTCGATGAAGAACTGTTTCGCTGGTACTATGAGCGGTTGGCCCAAGGCTATGAGAAGGGGCTAGTAGCAGGAGTTCAAGCAGAGGCGTTCCGTCCTCTCCATACAGAGACGGTAGCCTATCTGCTGATGGGGATGGGACAGTTTATTGGGATGCGCTGGGTCTATTGGGAAGATGCTGAAGTGCCTGAGCATGTCATGGAGGAACTGATGCAGTTTGTTCGCCTCGCATTACAACGCTCCAATGATGAAGAGATCAAGGGGTAA
- a CDS encoding arginase family protein produces MGDWNGKVNFFNLDQSYVPQESLREMAPYNWISLEDIPETNLYCSPDAWAELRQRILQRQLGGITFIGSGNYHYLSYLLLSQIHRPFTLILFDHHTDMKMARSSLITCGSWVINAISRLQYLKQVLIIGVGKERLSTIDPLLLHRVELLPSSHWSSTELLEQLQQLPTKDVYISIDKDVLDTTDACTNWDQGSMSLDLLIEALVAISREKQVLGVDICGEYPTTPADQFSQDSRYAIATNEETNRVILQTVLKEMRKRPSTKQ; encoded by the coding sequence ATGGGTGACTGGAACGGCAAGGTAAATTTTTTTAATCTTGATCAGAGCTATGTACCACAAGAATCCTTACGAGAGATGGCTCCATATAATTGGATCTCCCTAGAGGATATTCCTGAGACCAACCTCTACTGCTCACCAGATGCCTGGGCGGAGCTACGACAGCGTATTTTACAGCGCCAGCTAGGAGGCATCACCTTTATTGGGAGTGGAAACTATCACTATCTCTCCTATTTACTCTTATCACAGATCCACCGACCTTTTACCCTTATCCTATTTGACCACCATACCGATATGAAGATGGCTCGATCGTCCCTCATCACCTGTGGCTCCTGGGTGATCAATGCCATCTCCCGCCTCCAATACTTAAAGCAGGTGCTGATTATTGGCGTGGGGAAGGAACGGCTCTCCACCATTGATCCGCTCCTCTTACACCGTGTGGAGCTACTTCCTTCCTCCCATTGGTCTTCTACAGAATTGCTAGAACAGCTCCAACAGCTTCCTACGAAGGATGTGTATATTAGTATTGATAAAGATGTGCTAGATACCACCGATGCTTGTACCAACTGGGATCAAGGAAGCATGTCCCTCGACCTATTAATCGAAGCCCTGGTGGCCATTAGTCGTGAGAAGCAAGTGCTGGGTGTTGATATCTGCGGAGAGTATCCTACTACGCCTGCTGACCAATTCTCTCAGGATAGTCGCTATGCCATCGCCACCAATGAGGAGACCAATCGGGTCATCCTACAGACCGTGCTTAAGGAGATGCGGAAGCGACCCTCGACAAAACAATAA